A portion of the Pseudopipra pipra isolate bDixPip1 chromosome 1, bDixPip1.hap1, whole genome shotgun sequence genome contains these proteins:
- the SIRT5 gene encoding NAD-dependent protein deacylase sirtuin-5, mitochondrial isoform X2, translated as MADFREVFAKAKHIAIITGAGVSAESGVPTFRGAGGFWRKWQAQELATPGAFARNPSRVWEFYHYRREVMLSKHPNPAHIAIAECEKRLSKQGRSVVVITQNIDELHRKAGTKHLLEIHGSLFKTRCTSCGNVAANYKSPICPALAGKGAPDPETADAAIPVEDLPQCEEDGCNGLLRPHVVWFGEALDPDVLTAVEKELDICDLCLVVGTSSVVYPAAMFAPQVSARGVPVAEFNMEATPATNRFRFHFPGPCGTTLPPALARHETEIIS; from the exons ATGGCTGATTTTCGAGAAGTGTTTGCCAAGGCGAAGCACATTGCCATTATCACAGGAGCCGGGGTCAGTGCAGAGAGTGGCGTTCCTACCTTCAGGGGGGCTGGAGGTTTCTGGAGAAAGTGGCAAGCCCAG GAGCTGGCCACTCCCGGGGCTTTTGCGCGAAACCCTTCCCGTGTGTGGGAATTTTACCACTACCGACGGGAAGTGATGTTGAGTAAACATCCAAATCCAGCACATATTGCCATTGCAGAGTGTGAAAAGCGTCTGAGCAAGCAAGGAAGGAGCGTTGTGGTCATTACTCAGAATATTGATGAACTGCACAGGAAGGCAGGCACAAAGCACCTCTTAGAAATTCACG GTAGTTTATTTAAAACTCGGTGCACCAGCTGTGGAAACGTAGCTGCGAATTACAAGAGCCCCATATGCCCTGCGTTGGCCGGGAAAGG GGCTCCAGATCCTGAAACAGCAGATGCTGCGATTCCAGTTGAAGACCTTCCTCA GTGTGAGGAAGATGGCTGCAATGGGCTCCTGCGTCCCCACGTCGTGTGGTTTGGTGAAGCCCTGGATCCTGATGTTCTCACAGCAGTCGAGAAGGAGCTTGATATTTGTGACCTCTGCTTGGTA gtcgGGACCTCCTCCGTGGTTTATCCTGCAGCCATGTTTGCCCCTCAGGTCTCTGCCAGAGGAGTGCCAGTTGCAGAATTTAACATGGAAGCTACTCCTGCCACAAACAGATTCAG
- the SIRT5 gene encoding NAD-dependent protein deacylase sirtuin-5, mitochondrial isoform X1, translated as MCLFQFTARRLVSQAHCGLKASSAKRQKFCLEMARPSSNMADFREVFAKAKHIAIITGAGVSAESGVPTFRGAGGFWRKWQAQELATPGAFARNPSRVWEFYHYRREVMLSKHPNPAHIAIAECEKRLSKQGRSVVVITQNIDELHRKAGTKHLLEIHGSLFKTRCTSCGNVAANYKSPICPALAGKGAPDPETADAAIPVEDLPQCEEDGCNGLLRPHVVWFGEALDPDVLTAVEKELDICDLCLVVGTSSVVYPAAMFAPQVSARGVPVAEFNMEATPATNRFRFHFPGPCGTTLPPALARHETEIIS; from the exons ATGTGTCTCTTCCAATTTACCGCCAGGAGGCTGGTTTCCCAAGCGCACTGTGGGCTTAAGGCTTCGTCGGCAAAGAGACAGAAGTTTTGCTTGGAAATGGCTCGTCCTAGTTCAA ATATGGCTGATTTTCGAGAAGTGTTTGCCAAGGCGAAGCACATTGCCATTATCACAGGAGCCGGGGTCAGTGCAGAGAGTGGCGTTCCTACCTTCAGGGGGGCTGGAGGTTTCTGGAGAAAGTGGCAAGCCCAG GAGCTGGCCACTCCCGGGGCTTTTGCGCGAAACCCTTCCCGTGTGTGGGAATTTTACCACTACCGACGGGAAGTGATGTTGAGTAAACATCCAAATCCAGCACATATTGCCATTGCAGAGTGTGAAAAGCGTCTGAGCAAGCAAGGAAGGAGCGTTGTGGTCATTACTCAGAATATTGATGAACTGCACAGGAAGGCAGGCACAAAGCACCTCTTAGAAATTCACG GTAGTTTATTTAAAACTCGGTGCACCAGCTGTGGAAACGTAGCTGCGAATTACAAGAGCCCCATATGCCCTGCGTTGGCCGGGAAAGG GGCTCCAGATCCTGAAACAGCAGATGCTGCGATTCCAGTTGAAGACCTTCCTCA GTGTGAGGAAGATGGCTGCAATGGGCTCCTGCGTCCCCACGTCGTGTGGTTTGGTGAAGCCCTGGATCCTGATGTTCTCACAGCAGTCGAGAAGGAGCTTGATATTTGTGACCTCTGCTTGGTA gtcgGGACCTCCTCCGTGGTTTATCCTGCAGCCATGTTTGCCCCTCAGGTCTCTGCCAGAGGAGTGCCAGTTGCAGAATTTAACATGGAAGCTACTCCTGCCACAAACAGATTCAG